The following coding sequences lie in one Stenotrophomonas rhizophila genomic window:
- a CDS encoding alpha/beta hydrolase family protein, which produces MTRNDRRRRARWGSLVMGMALLAVAPLALAAPAGKTSAPPVASAKGEQGYALPSAALQAVVDAPRAPTLSLSPRRDIAAMLQTPSLPSIAEVAQPELKLAGLRINPATHAASRFSFGNKLWLLNVADGKERQITGLPQPLSIAGMAWSPDQQYLAFNQVHAASGANELWIVDIAAGSARRLLSDLNTVLGDGYTWLPDSRGLVVTQQRKGQGPAPAAGGVPAGPAIQQTEADAGVRAIRTYQDLLKNEADARLFDYYASAQPVRVTLNGVTTPLSSSGVYLDLDVSPDGRFLLAERVLRPYSYLVPADDFPRRIEVLSAVDGTLQHTVSTLPLVEGLPTGNDAVPTGVRSISWRADAPATLVWAEAQDGGDPNRAAKVRDAVLMQAAPFDTPPITLAQLGSRYAGIQWGRGDLALLNESWWKSREVKQWRIAPDQAEQAPQLLSSRSSQDRYNDPGRPGLVRDVNGRARLQITADGRSIFLYGQGASPEGDRPFVDRFDLDSKQATRLFHSQAPGYAAPVALLDQEGTSLLITRETPDEPTNVYVQSLADATAAPRALTHFAHPLPQLRGVSKEQIRYKRNDGVDLTATLMLPPGYNPKKDGPLPLLMWAYPGEYKTAAAASQVTDSPYRFNAISYWGPQAFLAKGYAVLVSPSMPIIGEGDKEPNDTYLPQLIANAEAAVDEVVRRGVTDRDHIAIGGHSYGAFMTANLLAHTRLFKAGIARSGAYNRTLTPFGFQAEERNYWQAQDVYQKMSPFNYADKIKDPILFIHGVDDNNSGTFPIQSERMFAAVKGLGGTARLVMLPNESHAYRARESIMTMLAESERWLEQTVGPGTPIKKKR; this is translated from the coding sequence ATGACACGCAATGATCGTCGGCGCCGCGCGCGCTGGGGCAGCCTGGTGATGGGCATGGCCTTGCTGGCGGTAGCCCCGCTGGCGCTGGCCGCCCCGGCAGGCAAGACCTCCGCCCCGCCGGTGGCCAGCGCCAAGGGCGAGCAGGGCTATGCGCTGCCCTCGGCCGCGCTGCAGGCGGTGGTGGATGCGCCGCGTGCGCCCACGCTGAGCCTGTCCCCGCGCCGCGACATCGCCGCGATGCTGCAGACCCCGTCGCTGCCGTCCATTGCCGAGGTGGCCCAGCCCGAGCTGAAACTGGCCGGCCTGCGCATCAACCCGGCCACGCATGCCGCCAGCCGTTTCAGCTTCGGCAACAAGCTGTGGCTGCTGAACGTGGCCGACGGCAAGGAGCGCCAGATCACCGGCCTGCCGCAGCCGCTGTCGATCGCCGGCATGGCGTGGTCGCCGGACCAGCAGTACCTGGCGTTCAACCAGGTGCATGCGGCCAGCGGCGCCAACGAGCTGTGGATTGTCGATATCGCCGCCGGGTCGGCCCGGCGCCTGCTGTCGGATCTGAACACCGTGCTGGGCGATGGCTACACCTGGCTGCCCGACAGCCGCGGCCTGGTGGTCACCCAGCAGCGCAAGGGCCAGGGCCCGGCCCCGGCGGCCGGTGGCGTGCCGGCCGGTCCTGCGATCCAGCAGACCGAGGCCGATGCGGGTGTCCGTGCGATCCGGACCTACCAGGACCTGCTCAAGAACGAGGCCGATGCGCGCCTGTTCGATTACTACGCCAGCGCGCAGCCGGTGCGCGTCACGCTCAACGGCGTGACCACGCCGCTGTCCTCCAGCGGTGTCTACCTGGACCTGGACGTGTCGCCGGACGGCCGCTTCCTGCTGGCCGAGCGCGTGCTGCGCCCGTACTCCTACCTGGTGCCGGCCGACGACTTCCCGCGCCGCATTGAAGTGCTGTCGGCCGTGGACGGCACGTTGCAGCACACCGTGAGCACGCTGCCGCTGGTGGAAGGGCTGCCGACCGGCAACGACGCGGTGCCCACCGGCGTGCGCAGCATCAGCTGGCGCGCCGACGCACCGGCCACGCTGGTGTGGGCCGAAGCGCAGGACGGGGGCGACCCCAACCGCGCAGCCAAGGTGCGCGATGCGGTGCTGATGCAGGCCGCCCCGTTCGACACGCCGCCGATCACCCTGGCCCAGCTGGGCAGCCGCTATGCCGGCATCCAGTGGGGGCGCGGCGATCTCGCGCTGCTCAACGAATCGTGGTGGAAAAGCCGCGAAGTGAAGCAGTGGCGCATCGCCCCGGACCAGGCCGAGCAGGCGCCGCAACTGCTGTCGTCGCGGTCCTCGCAGGACCGCTACAACGATCCGGGCCGGCCGGGCCTGGTGCGCGACGTCAACGGGCGCGCGCGCCTGCAGATCACCGCCGATGGCCGCAGCATCTTCCTGTACGGCCAGGGCGCCTCGCCGGAAGGCGACCGCCCGTTCGTCGATCGCTTCGACCTGGACAGCAAGCAGGCCACGCGCCTGTTCCATTCGCAGGCGCCCGGCTACGCCGCACCGGTGGCCCTGCTCGACCAGGAGGGCACCTCGCTGCTGATCACCCGCGAGACCCCCGATGAGCCCACCAACGTGTACGTGCAGTCGCTGGCCGACGCCACCGCCGCCCCGCGCGCGCTGACCCACTTCGCCCACCCGCTGCCGCAGCTGCGTGGGGTGAGCAAGGAACAGATCCGCTACAAGCGCAACGACGGCGTCGACCTGACCGCCACGCTGATGCTGCCGCCGGGCTACAACCCGAAGAAGGACGGGCCGCTGCCGCTGCTGATGTGGGCCTACCCGGGCGAGTACAAGACCGCTGCCGCCGCCAGCCAGGTGACCGATTCGCCGTACCGCTTCAACGCGATCAGCTACTGGGGCCCGCAGGCCTTCCTGGCCAAGGGCTACGCGGTACTGGTGAGCCCGTCGATGCCGATCATCGGCGAGGGTGACAAGGAACCCAACGACACCTACCTGCCACAGCTGATCGCCAACGCCGAAGCGGCGGTGGACGAAGTGGTGCGGCGGGGCGTGACCGATCGCGACCACATCGCCATCGGCGGGCATTCCTACGGCGCGTTCATGACCGCCAACCTGCTCGCGCACACGCGCCTGTTCAAGGCCGGCATCGCCCGCAGCGGTGCGTACAACCGCACGCTGACCCCGTTCGGCTTCCAGGCCGAGGAGCGCAACTACTGGCAGGCCCAGGACGTGTACCAGAAGATGTCGCCGTTCAACTACGCCGACAAGATCAAGGACCCGATCCTCTTCATCCATGGCGTGGACGACAACAACTCCGGCACCTTCCCGATCCAGAGCGAGCGCATGTTCGCCGCGGTCAAGGGCCTGGGTGGAACGGCGCGTCTGGTGATGCTGCCCAACGAATCGCATGCGTACCGCGCACGCGAATCGATCATGACCATGCTGGCCGAAAGCGAGCGCTGGCTGGAGCAGACCGTCGGCCCGGGTACGCCGATCAAGAAGAAGCGCTGA